One stretch of Azoarcus sp. KH32C DNA includes these proteins:
- a CDS encoding sigma-54-dependent transcriptional regulator, giving the protein MRIDVFFSDRVGIAQEVLAELARRRLNVTAVEVEPPHIYIEAPAVDAAGLSELRTQLLQVAGVRAIEPVGMLPGAQRRLYLDALLASQPDPVLAVDESGIVVVANSAAVAASGIGEGSLIGSSMQDLIGNPALLGELIDGGYHLPVCEIVMNGEPYMLETMPLHETGGRVAGAVMTLHAPSRMGERLSALHNYDAGGFDAILGSSPEIEQLKQRAARMAMVDAPLLITGETGTGKELLAHACHAGSGRSSEPFFALNCAALPENLAESELFGYSAGAFTGALRGGKPGLLELADGGTVFLDEIGEMSPYLQAKLLRFLNDGSFRRVGGDREVRMNVRIISATHRSLEDMVSSGHFRQDLLFRLNVLSLHVPPLRERPGDILPLAQFFLSRACAQASRPLMRLTQAACAAMLSNPWVGNVRQLQNVIFRAVTMTERTIINVDDLELAQVATPVQSGESTDVTSLDQAVADFEKSLLQRLYREFPSSRRLAKRLGTSHSAIANRLRRYGIS; this is encoded by the coding sequence ATGCGTATTGACGTCTTCTTCTCCGACCGTGTCGGCATTGCCCAGGAAGTCCTGGCCGAGCTCGCCCGGCGCCGGCTGAACGTGACGGCGGTCGAAGTGGAGCCGCCGCACATCTACATCGAAGCGCCGGCGGTCGACGCCGCCGGGCTCAGCGAATTGCGTACCCAGTTGCTGCAGGTCGCGGGAGTGCGCGCCATCGAGCCGGTCGGCATGCTACCTGGCGCACAGCGCCGGCTGTACCTCGATGCCCTGCTCGCCTCGCAGCCCGATCCGGTATTGGCGGTCGACGAATCCGGCATCGTCGTCGTCGCCAACAGCGCTGCCGTGGCAGCCAGCGGCATCGGCGAGGGCAGCCTGATCGGCAGTTCGATGCAGGACCTGATCGGCAACCCGGCTCTGCTCGGCGAGTTGATCGACGGCGGCTACCATCTTCCGGTTTGCGAAATCGTCATGAACGGCGAGCCCTACATGCTGGAGACCATGCCACTGCATGAAACCGGTGGCCGAGTCGCCGGAGCCGTGATGACGCTGCACGCGCCGAGCCGCATGGGCGAACGCCTAAGCGCCCTCCATAACTACGACGCCGGCGGCTTCGATGCCATACTCGGCAGCTCCCCGGAAATAGAACAACTCAAGCAGCGCGCCGCGCGCATGGCGATGGTCGATGCGCCGCTACTGATCACCGGCGAGACGGGCACTGGCAAGGAATTGCTGGCCCATGCCTGCCACGCCGGCAGCGGGCGCAGCAGCGAACCCTTCTTTGCCCTGAACTGCGCCGCCCTGCCGGAAAACCTCGCGGAGAGCGAGCTCTTCGGCTATTCCGCCGGCGCCTTCACCGGCGCCCTGCGCGGCGGCAAGCCCGGCTTGCTTGAACTGGCCGATGGCGGCACGGTATTTCTGGATGAAATCGGCGAAATGTCGCCCTACCTGCAGGCCAAGCTGCTGCGCTTCCTCAACGACGGCAGCTTTCGTCGGGTCGGCGGCGATCGCGAGGTCAGGATGAATGTACGCATCATCAGTGCAACCCACCGCTCGCTGGAGGACATGGTGAGCAGCGGCCATTTCCGCCAGGACCTACTCTTCCGCTTGAACGTCCTCAGTCTGCATGTGCCGCCCTTGCGTGAACGCCCTGGCGACATCCTGCCACTCGCTCAGTTTTTCCTGAGCCGTGCCTGCGCCCAGGCCTCGCGCCCCCTCATGCGGCTCACCCAGGCGGCCTGCGCCGCCATGCTCAGCAACCCTTGGGTCGGCAACGTCCGGCAGTTGCAGAATGTGATTTTCCGTGCCGTGACGATGACCGAACGGACCATCATCAACGTTGACGACCTGGAACTGGCCCAGGTTGCGACGCCTGTGCAGTCTGGCGAAAGCACTGACGTCACCAGCCTGGACCAGGCGGTCGCGGATTTCGAGAAGAGCCTGCTGCAACGCCTGTACCGGGAGTTCCCGTCCAGCCGCCGCCTGGCCAAGCGGCTCGGCACCTCGCATTCGGCCATCGCCAATCGCCTGCGACGGTACGGAATTTCCTAA